From the genome of Polyodon spathula isolate WHYD16114869_AA chromosome 14, ASM1765450v1, whole genome shotgun sequence, one region includes:
- the LOC121326348 gene encoding beta-galactoside alpha-2,6-sialyltransferase 1-like isoform X2, translated as MHGEGTNRDDHDAVMRFNGAPTDGYSIDVGEKTTIRIINSQLVHDKEHSFLTDPIYQTGVLILWDPAPYKEDLQHWYSNPDYPFFARYVEYRKNHPEQLFYIINPIMQWNLWDIIQENSLEAIQRNPPSSGMLGIALMMNLCDEVNVYEFLPSKRKSDICHYYQKFYDRACTMGAYHPLMYEKNLVKRMNQGTDHDIFHYGRVTLPGFRNIHCSAKARQI; from the exons ATGACCATGATGCTGTCATGAGATTCAATGGCGCTCCGACGGATGGGTATAGCATTGATGTGGGGGAAAAAACTACTATTCGAATAATAAATTCACAG CTTGTGCATGATAAAGAGCACAGTTTTCTAACGGATCCTATTTATCAGACTGGAGTGTTAATCCTGTGGGATCCTGCACCATATAAAGAAGATCTTCAACAT TGGTACAGTAACCCAGACTATCCCTTCTTTGCGAGGTATGTGGAATACCGTAAGAATCATCCTGAGCAGCTCTTTTATATCATTAACCCGATTATGCAGTGGAACCTGTGGGACATTATTCAGGAGAATTCACTGGAGGCGATCCAACGCAACCCCCCTTCCTCCGGGATGCTAG gcATCGCATTAATGATGAACCTCTGTGACGAAGTGAATGTGTACGAATTCCTGCCTTCGAAGAGAAAGTCTGACATTTGTCATTATTACCAGAAATTCTATGACCGAGCCTGCACAATGGGTGCCTACCATCCCTTAATGTATGAGAAGAACCTGGTTAAGAGGATGAACCAGGGAACAGATCATGACATCTTCCACTATGGCAGAGTGACTTTACCAGGATTCCGGAATATTCACTGTTCAGCAAAGGCAAGGCAGATCTAA
- the LOC121326348 gene encoding beta-galactoside alpha-2,6-sialyltransferase 1-like isoform X3, which translates to MRFNGAPTDGYSIDVGEKTTIRIINSQLVHDKEHSFLTDPIYQTGVLILWDPAPYKEDLQHWYSNPDYPFFARYVEYRKNHPEQLFYIINPIMQWNLWDIIQENSLEAIQRNPPSSGMLGIALMMNLCDEVNVYEFLPSKRKSDICHYYQKFYDRACTMGAYHPLMYEKNLVKRMNQGTDHDIFHYGRVTLPGFRNIHCSAKARQI; encoded by the exons ATGAGATTCAATGGCGCTCCGACGGATGGGTATAGCATTGATGTGGGGGAAAAAACTACTATTCGAATAATAAATTCACAG CTTGTGCATGATAAAGAGCACAGTTTTCTAACGGATCCTATTTATCAGACTGGAGTGTTAATCCTGTGGGATCCTGCACCATATAAAGAAGATCTTCAACAT TGGTACAGTAACCCAGACTATCCCTTCTTTGCGAGGTATGTGGAATACCGTAAGAATCATCCTGAGCAGCTCTTTTATATCATTAACCCGATTATGCAGTGGAACCTGTGGGACATTATTCAGGAGAATTCACTGGAGGCGATCCAACGCAACCCCCCTTCCTCCGGGATGCTAG gcATCGCATTAATGATGAACCTCTGTGACGAAGTGAATGTGTACGAATTCCTGCCTTCGAAGAGAAAGTCTGACATTTGTCATTATTACCAGAAATTCTATGACCGAGCCTGCACAATGGGTGCCTACCATCCCTTAATGTATGAGAAGAACCTGGTTAAGAGGATGAACCAGGGAACAGATCATGACATCTTCCACTATGGCAGAGTGACTTTACCAGGATTCCGGAATATTCACTGTTCAGCAAAGGCAAGGCAGATCTAA